In Pedobacter heparinus DSM 2366, the following are encoded in one genomic region:
- a CDS encoding glycoside hydrolase → MGQFLAGQELAKDVFMLQRKDWLKNAEASKPKLFEQVKKPVSIVKIVKDERSFQGWRSEGNQPVSELYSSSFKKQSGIVVDFKTHLTGYFTITIKAIHGTPDAPLRFRFTFGEVPSELVTPFEQYKGGLSRAWLQDEIITVMDVPARVTLPRRVAFRYLKIDLLGSSAFFDFAIADMELKSTTSVNIQPVSLAAGTNSMIAQIDSVGLATLKECMQTVYEDGPKRDRRLWIGDLYLEALANNQSFKKHDLTKRCLYLLAGLSRNDGYLYPSVFENPEPHPQAGISFLFDYALLYNVAVKDYLDASGDRGTALDLWPVVKKQAESPLIHLRRDGMFDDRQAMKDNWWLFVDWNKALDRQASIQGIVIYSLAQTYELARRLGKEREVSHLPALIARMTAAARKNLFNKQRGLFESGPKKQISYASQAWMVISGVASKKEGQSAFEALAAIKDVVKPGAAYLYHYVVEAMIKSGMGREAKDLILDYWGGMVKKGADTFWEVYDPSDDYLSPYGFFPINSYCHAWSCTPVYFIRKYPEIFQK, encoded by the coding sequence ATGGGCCAATTCTTAGCAGGACAAGAGCTTGCAAAAGACGTTTTTATGCTGCAGCGTAAAGACTGGCTAAAAAATGCGGAGGCAAGCAAACCAAAACTTTTTGAGCAGGTTAAAAAGCCGGTTTCGATAGTTAAGATAGTGAAGGATGAACGTTCTTTCCAGGGTTGGAGGAGCGAAGGAAACCAGCCTGTATCCGAATTGTATAGCTCATCTTTCAAAAAGCAATCAGGGATTGTTGTTGATTTTAAAACACATCTCACAGGATATTTTACCATCACCATAAAAGCTATACATGGAACCCCAGACGCGCCGCTGCGTTTCAGGTTCACTTTCGGCGAAGTACCTTCTGAGCTTGTTACTCCGTTTGAGCAGTATAAGGGAGGTTTAAGCCGCGCCTGGTTGCAGGATGAAATCATAACTGTTATGGACGTTCCTGCCAGAGTAACGCTTCCACGCCGTGTTGCGTTTAGGTATCTTAAAATTGATTTGCTTGGGAGCTCAGCGTTTTTTGATTTTGCAATTGCCGACATGGAGCTGAAGTCAACCACCTCTGTCAACATACAGCCTGTTTCGCTTGCTGCAGGTACCAATTCAATGATTGCCCAAATTGATAGCGTTGGGCTTGCAACACTTAAAGAATGTATGCAAACAGTGTATGAGGATGGCCCAAAGAGGGACAGGCGACTATGGATCGGAGATCTTTATCTGGAGGCACTGGCTAATAACCAATCTTTCAAAAAGCATGATCTAACCAAACGTTGTTTGTATCTGCTTGCCGGTTTAAGCAGGAACGATGGTTATCTGTATCCAAGCGTATTTGAAAATCCGGAACCACATCCACAGGCAGGAATTTCCTTCCTTTTCGATTATGCATTGTTATATAATGTTGCGGTTAAGGACTATCTTGATGCTAGCGGTGACCGGGGTACGGCTTTAGACTTGTGGCCTGTAGTGAAGAAACAGGCCGAGAGTCCGCTAATCCATTTAAGGCGCGATGGGATGTTCGATGATCGGCAGGCAATGAAAGACAACTGGTGGCTGTTTGTGGATTGGAACAAGGCGCTAGATCGCCAGGCCTCCATTCAGGGGATCGTTATATACTCCCTGGCACAGACATACGAGCTGGCAAGACGTTTAGGAAAGGAGCGCGAGGTTAGCCATTTGCCAGCTCTCATTGCCAGAATGACTGCCGCCGCCAGGAAAAACTTATTTAACAAACAAAGGGGGCTATTCGAAAGTGGGCCTAAAAAGCAAATTTCTTATGCTTCCCAGGCCTGGATGGTCATCAGTGGGGTAGCTTCTAAAAAGGAGGGCCAAAGCGCATTTGAGGCGTTGGCTGCTATAAAAGATGTGGTAAAACCGGGCGCAGCCTACCTTTATCATTATGTTGTTGAGGCGATGATAAAATCGGGGATGGGCAGGGAGGCAAAAGACTTAATTTTAGATTATTGGGGGGGAATGGTTAAAAAGGGTGCTGATACGTTTTGGGAAGTTTATGATCCTTCCGACGATTACCTATCTCCGTATGGTTTCTTTCCAATCAATAGTTATTGCCATGCCTGGAGTTGTACACCGGTATATTTCATTAGAAAATATCCCGAGATATTCCAAAAATAA
- a CDS encoding AGE family epimerase/isomerase, which translates to MSEILIQEFEKELAGMLNYWATYTVDKVHTGFYGQVDNDNNAIEKADKGAVLNSRILWFFSAAYNYKSWPESLHLARRSYDYIRDHFVDKQFGGVYWSVDFQGKPADTKKQMYALAFALYGITEFYKASREEEALALAKILYADIEKHSFDPINNGYFEAFSCQWSELTDQRLSDKDANEKKTMNTHLHVLEAYTSLYTVWPDEGLGRQIRNLLGVFTDKIIDRDTHHLMLFFDESWHSKSRAISFGHDIEASWLLLEAAESLGDENLIWQFKDVAVKMAMASIQGLDENGGLNYEFEPSNWSREKHWWVQAEAMVGFFNAFQLTKEQTYYDKFLKCWEFTKAHIINTQKGEWFWGVNEDLSLMPEQYKVGLWKCPYHNGRACLEMIRRLGVNFDFS; encoded by the coding sequence ATGAGCGAAATTCTTATACAAGAGTTTGAAAAGGAACTGGCCGGTATGCTGAACTACTGGGCTACATATACAGTAGACAAAGTGCATACAGGCTTTTATGGACAAGTTGATAATGACAATAATGCTATTGAAAAAGCAGATAAAGGTGCTGTGTTAAACTCCCGCATCCTTTGGTTTTTCTCTGCTGCCTATAATTACAAGAGCTGGCCCGAAAGTTTACATCTGGCCAGAAGAAGCTATGATTATATAAGAGACCACTTTGTGGACAAGCAATTTGGAGGAGTATATTGGTCTGTAGATTTTCAGGGCAAACCAGCAGATACCAAAAAACAGATGTATGCACTAGCGTTTGCCCTGTATGGGATAACAGAGTTTTATAAGGCTAGCAGAGAGGAAGAGGCATTGGCCCTGGCTAAAATTCTTTATGCTGATATAGAGAAACATAGCTTCGACCCCATAAATAATGGATATTTTGAAGCTTTTTCCTGCCAGTGGTCAGAATTGACAGACCAACGTTTAAGTGATAAGGATGCCAACGAAAAAAAGACTATGAATACACACCTTCATGTTTTAGAGGCATATACCAGTCTTTACACTGTTTGGCCCGATGAGGGATTGGGCAGGCAGATCCGTAATTTGCTTGGTGTTTTTACAGATAAGATTATTGACAGAGATACCCATCATCTGATGCTTTTTTTTGACGAAAGCTGGCATTCAAAATCCCGGGCAATTTCTTTTGGACACGATATAGAGGCTTCCTGGCTTTTGCTGGAAGCAGCGGAATCTTTGGGAGATGAAAACCTGATCTGGCAATTTAAAGATGTAGCAGTAAAGATGGCCATGGCATCTATTCAAGGGCTAGATGAAAATGGAGGGCTAAACTATGAGTTTGAACCATCCAATTGGAGCAGAGAAAAACATTGGTGGGTACAAGCTGAAGCCATGGTAGGTTTTTTTAATGCTTTTCAGCTTACGAAAGAACAGACCTACTACGATAAATTTTTAAAATGCTGGGAGTTTACAAAAGCGCACATTATCAATACACAAAAAGGAGAGTGGTTTTGGGGTGTAAATGAAGATCTTTCCTTGATGCCTGAACAATATAAAGTTGGTTTATGGAAGTGCCCATATCATAATGGCAGGGCCTGCTTGGAGATGATACGCCGCCTTGGTGTCAATTTCGATTTTTCCTGA
- a CDS encoding glycosidase, with protein sequence MTSIFKNRLEQLQKVHQTLIHQKNQIETGGNGIFDRYRYPVLTAAHIPLTWKYDFDAKANPYFMERIGFNAVFNAGAIKFNGKFILVARVEGADRKSFFAIAESENGIDGFEFWNAPIVFDTDEHADTNVYDMRLVKHEDGWIYGLFCTEKRDPSAPESDQTSALAQCGIIRTKDLKKWDRLPDLKTPSPQQRNVVLHPEFVGGKYAFYTRPQDSFIEAGTGGGIGFGLADNIENATITHEAIFYKKEYHTVYEAKNGQGPAPIKTDKGWLHLAHGVRNTAAGLRYVLYMFMTDLDDLTKVIYKPGGYFIAPEGEERVGDVSNVTFCNGWIADQDEKVYIYYASSDTRMHVATSTVEQLIDYVVNTPEDGLSSAKSIKNIVGLIDKNSIHSFSKI encoded by the coding sequence ATGACATCCATTTTTAAGAATCGCTTAGAGCAACTTCAGAAAGTACATCAGACACTTATCCACCAAAAGAATCAAATTGAAACCGGGGGGAATGGCATATTCGACCGGTATAGATATCCGGTATTAACGGCTGCACATATACCCTTAACCTGGAAGTACGACTTCGACGCGAAAGCTAATCCGTATTTCATGGAACGCATAGGATTCAATGCTGTTTTCAATGCCGGGGCAATAAAGTTCAATGGTAAGTTCATCCTGGTTGCCCGTGTAGAAGGGGCTGACAGAAAATCTTTTTTTGCCATAGCTGAAAGTGAAAATGGTATTGATGGCTTTGAATTTTGGAACGCTCCGATAGTTTTTGACACCGATGAGCATGCAGATACCAACGTTTATGATATGCGGCTCGTAAAGCACGAAGATGGATGGATATATGGTTTGTTCTGTACAGAGAAAAGAGATCCTTCAGCTCCGGAGTCCGATCAAACCTCGGCCTTGGCACAGTGTGGGATCATCAGGACAAAAGACCTCAAAAAATGGGATCGCTTACCGGATTTAAAAACGCCCTCGCCTCAACAGAGAAATGTTGTGCTGCATCCTGAATTTGTGGGGGGAAAGTATGCCTTTTATACCCGTCCGCAAGATAGTTTTATAGAGGCCGGAACAGGAGGTGGAATAGGTTTTGGACTGGCAGATAACATAGAAAATGCAACTATAACGCATGAAGCTATCTTTTATAAAAAAGAATACCATACTGTTTACGAGGCAAAAAATGGACAAGGGCCAGCTCCAATAAAGACAGACAAGGGCTGGTTGCATTTAGCCCATGGCGTAAGGAATACGGCGGCAGGGTTGCGATATGTGTTATATATGTTTATGACCGATTTAGATGATCTGACAAAAGTAATCTATAAACCAGGAGGTTATTTTATTGCCCCTGAAGGAGAAGAAAGAGTAGGGGATGTTTCTAATGTTACTTTTTGTAATGGCTGGATCGCAGATCAGGATGAAAAAGTTTATATATATTACGCTTCATCTGATACCCGGATGCACGTTGCTACATCTACAGTTGAACAACTGATAGATTACGTGGTGAATACCCCGGAAGACGGGTTAAGTTCCGCTAAATCTATAAAGAATATTGTTGGGTTAATAGATAAAAACAGTATACACAGCTTTTCTAAAATATGA
- a CDS encoding MFS transporter: MSEKITLKEKIGYGFGDFASSMFWKIFSVYLLYYYTDVFGISAAVVGTMFLITRIWDTALDPIVGIVADMTNSRWGKFRPYLLWMAIPFGIIGVLTFVAPDLDVSGKIIYAYLTYTLMMMVYSAINVPYASLMGVMTSNVKDRTTLSTFRFIFAFAGSILVLATAEPLVGWFGKAGTVEDVQKGWSLTMILYAVIAVVLFYLTFAWTRERIYPPKEQKTSLKTDLKNLATNKPWFVLLGAGVSTLIFNSLRDGSAIYYFKYYFKAQEAFQLPLINAPINYSTLYLVLGQAANIVGVVLAKPVSDKIGKKNTFFFAMLVAAILSCIFYAFKETDLFLIFFFQFLISICAGSIFPLLWSMYADIADYSEWKTGRRATGLIFSSSSMSQKLGWTLGGALTGWLLAIYGFEANAAQTIETQTGIRTMLSFIPATGALLSAIFILFYKLSDSLMVSVIDALEERRTKEQHINIAIQNERIA; encoded by the coding sequence ATGAGCGAAAAAATAACATTAAAAGAGAAAATCGGATATGGGTTCGGTGATTTTGCATCATCCATGTTCTGGAAAATATTTTCTGTTTACCTACTTTATTATTATACGGATGTATTTGGTATTTCGGCAGCCGTTGTTGGTACGATGTTCCTGATTACCAGGATCTGGGACACCGCTCTTGATCCTATTGTCGGTATTGTTGCCGATATGACGAATTCAAGGTGGGGGAAGTTTAGACCTTATCTTTTGTGGATGGCCATTCCTTTTGGAATCATCGGCGTACTGACATTTGTAGCACCCGACCTGGATGTGAGTGGCAAGATTATTTATGCATACCTTACCTATACTTTAATGATGATGGTATATTCTGCTATCAATGTACCTTATGCCTCACTAATGGGCGTAATGACCTCAAATGTTAAGGACCGTACCACTTTATCCACGTTCAGGTTTATTTTTGCTTTTGCAGGGAGTATTCTTGTACTGGCAACAGCAGAGCCCCTGGTGGGCTGGTTTGGTAAAGCAGGAACAGTTGAAGATGTCCAAAAAGGCTGGTCGCTAACCATGATCCTGTATGCTGTTATAGCTGTTGTTTTGTTTTATCTGACTTTTGCCTGGACACGGGAAAGGATTTACCCCCCAAAAGAACAGAAAACATCCCTAAAAACAGATTTAAAAAATCTGGCAACAAACAAACCATGGTTTGTATTGTTAGGTGCGGGGGTTTCTACATTGATATTCAATTCGTTACGTGATGGGTCGGCTATTTATTATTTTAAGTATTATTTCAAGGCCCAGGAAGCCTTTCAGCTACCTTTGATAAATGCGCCGATTAATTACAGTACCCTTTACCTGGTATTGGGTCAGGCGGCCAATATTGTTGGTGTCGTATTGGCCAAGCCGGTATCTGACAAAATAGGCAAGAAGAATACCTTTTTCTTTGCAATGCTGGTTGCCGCCATCCTGAGCTGTATATTTTATGCCTTTAAAGAAACTGATCTCTTTTTGATCTTCTTTTTTCAGTTTTTGATAAGTATCTGCGCCGGAAGTATTTTTCCGTTATTGTGGTCTATGTATGCAGATATTGCCGATTATTCTGAATGGAAAACCGGCCGCAGGGCAACAGGACTGATTTTCTCCTCCTCATCCATGTCCCAGAAGCTGGGCTGGACATTAGGTGGGGCGCTGACGGGCTGGTTGCTCGCCATCTATGGATTTGAAGCCAATGCTGCTCAGACCATCGAAACACAAACCGGCATAAGAACCATGCTAAGCTTCATTCCTGCAACCGGGGCATTACTATCCGCCATATTTATCCTGTTTTACAAGTTAAGTGATTCCTTAATGGTTTCTGTAATTGACGCACTGGAGGAAAGAAGAACAAAGGAACAGCACATCAACATCGCGATACAAAACGAACGCATAGCCTAA
- a CDS encoding AraC family transcriptional regulator — translation MNIQREITPLTQSDCFTLFSRRKKQFDFPLHYHEEYELNLILNAKNAKRIVGNHIHLIDDLELVFVGPNLSHAWFTHECKSSEIIEVTIQFHKDFLDETILRRNQLSFIRNLFERSKKGIAFSTETIKAIKPRILDLCQKNGFDSVLELLSILHDLSISRNMVTLSDAAFINQHSSYNSRRIEKVFEYLNANYSKQITLADVAKITNMPDVSFSRFIKKRTGKTFIDSLNEIRLGHASRLLIDTTTTISEIAYSCGFNNISNFNRIFKRKKNTTPKQFRDNYSGTRVFI, via the coding sequence ATGAATATTCAGCGAGAAATTACCCCTTTGACGCAAAGTGATTGCTTTACCTTATTTTCAAGACGTAAAAAGCAATTTGACTTCCCTCTGCACTATCATGAAGAGTACGAGCTTAACCTGATTCTCAATGCAAAAAATGCAAAAAGGATTGTCGGCAACCATATTCACCTCATAGATGACCTAGAACTTGTATTTGTAGGCCCCAATCTCAGTCATGCGTGGTTTACACATGAATGTAAATCTTCGGAGATTATTGAAGTCACCATTCAGTTTCACAAGGATTTTCTGGACGAAACGATCTTGAGAAGAAATCAGTTGAGCTTTATCCGAAACCTCTTCGAAAGATCAAAAAAAGGCATTGCCTTTTCTACTGAGACCATTAAAGCCATTAAACCGAGAATACTCGATCTATGCCAGAAAAACGGCTTCGATTCGGTTCTCGAACTGCTATCGATTCTGCACGATTTGTCCATTTCCAGAAATATGGTGACTCTATCTGATGCGGCTTTTATCAACCAGCATTCCAGTTACAATAGTAGAAGGATCGAAAAGGTATTTGAATACCTAAATGCCAACTACAGTAAGCAGATTACTTTAGCTGATGTAGCCAAAATCACCAACATGCCTGATGTATCATTTAGCCGCTTTATCAAAAAGAGAACCGGAAAGACATTTATCGATAGCCTGAATGAAATCAGGTTAGGCCATGCCAGCAGATTACTTATAGATACCACCACTACAATATCGGAAATAGCCTATAGCTGTGGCTTCAATAATATATCCAACTTCAACCGCATTTTTAAAAGGAAAAAGAATACAACTCCAAAGCAGTTCAGAGATAATTATTCCGGAACCAGGGTTTTTATTTAA
- a CDS encoding TlpA family protein disulfide reductase has protein sequence MRFKLLILLAVGILAGGNAFTQTTVVTIGTKIPGHTLTRLINFPRPSVGLTDFKGKILILDFWNRGCTSCIDSWPKLMKLQEKFKDNIQILLVNDLDDEATIRALIKRWSKTFEMQMTLPTAYQDKVVNSMFPHQSVPHLVWIDQVGTVKYISMAQFLNHETIENMILGKEMDIRQKNDVQVPVKWSRPLFINGNGGPEEDVLSRTVIRNNILNQMGVFMAGKVKDANASYAVISNTTVVDMFRMLYGKGVDRIGNQLRVPYSQVILKAADTTKLVNKVNDAVRPENFYTIQFTAEKVFSTEKLKDILKSDLQRYFELKVSREKVKKTCLVVSRSEFPVTAYKEGTQVLNTNDGMLKLNAVTLQELLNALIGRIGYYSGLSYPIVNESGFTDKLGNIEIDTNIQDWKKLSYALNKHGFIFSLQEREIEALVISDDQ, from the coding sequence ATGAGATTTAAACTTTTGATCCTCCTGGCAGTAGGTATACTGGCCGGAGGCAATGCTTTTACACAAACTACAGTGGTTACGATCGGGACAAAAATTCCGGGGCATACCTTAACCAGGCTCATCAACTTCCCAAGGCCGAGCGTTGGATTGACAGATTTTAAGGGTAAAATCCTGATTCTTGATTTCTGGAACCGTGGCTGTACCTCTTGTATTGACTCCTGGCCAAAACTGATGAAGTTGCAGGAAAAATTTAAGGATAACATCCAGATTCTGCTGGTAAATGACCTGGATGATGAGGCTACGATACGGGCATTGATCAAAAGGTGGTCAAAGACCTTCGAGATGCAGATGACACTACCTACTGCTTATCAGGATAAAGTGGTAAATTCCATGTTTCCTCATCAAAGTGTCCCACATTTGGTATGGATTGATCAGGTTGGGACAGTTAAATATATTTCTATGGCCCAGTTTCTGAACCATGAGACCATTGAAAATATGATCCTGGGAAAAGAAATGGATATCCGTCAAAAAAACGATGTTCAGGTCCCCGTAAAATGGAGCAGGCCCTTGTTTATAAATGGCAATGGGGGGCCGGAAGAAGATGTCTTAAGCCGTACGGTAATCAGGAATAACATATTGAACCAGATGGGGGTTTTCATGGCAGGAAAAGTTAAAGACGCCAATGCATCCTATGCCGTAATCAGTAATACCACAGTGGTGGATATGTTCAGGATGCTTTATGGCAAGGGGGTCGACAGGATTGGGAACCAGCTGCGTGTACCCTATAGCCAGGTTATATTAAAGGCAGCAGATACAACCAAACTGGTAAACAAAGTAAATGATGCCGTGAGGCCTGAAAACTTTTATACCATACAGTTTACTGCCGAAAAGGTTTTCTCAACGGAGAAATTAAAAGACATTCTGAAAAGCGACCTGCAACGGTATTTTGAATTAAAAGTTAGCCGGGAAAAAGTAAAGAAAACCTGCCTGGTTGTTTCCAGATCGGAATTTCCTGTTACCGCGTATAAAGAGGGTACACAGGTTTTGAACACCAATGATGGCATGTTGAAACTAAATGCAGTTACCTTGCAGGAGCTGTTAAATGCACTCATTGGGAGAATTGGCTATTACAGCGGGCTTTCTTATCCCATTGTAAATGAATCGGGATTTACAGATAAACTGGGAAATATTGAAATTGACACAAACATACAGGACTGGAAAAAATTAAGTTATGCTTTAAATAAACATGGTTTTATCTTTTCATTACAGGAAAGGGAAATTGAAGCCCTGGTGATCAGTGACGATCAGTGA
- a CDS encoding RagB/SusD family nutrient uptake outer membrane protein: MKNLNLLIRPMVMGLIMLIAGCKGFVEIDPPVDQIVSETVFTSDDMASSTIRGIYARMMIANGFASGYVSSVTLLAGKSSDEFINYNTSSMMDVQFASNNLLPDNGILRTGLWQEPYKYIYYANAVLENLQKSDLVSADMKSQLEGEALFIRAFCHFYLSNLFGEVPVILTTDYRVNAIARASSKTEIYTCMVKDLLKSKALLPESYPAAERTRPNKWAATALLARVYLYQEDWVNAEKQATEVIQKTNLYKIQSDLNQAFLKNSEEAILQFAAPASTGVNTREGQLFILTAAPGASTAVILSSNLTSSFDPNDQRAQKWIGTFTNAAGSWKYAFKYKVKTGATVVTEYSMVLRLAEQYLIRAEARINQGNVETGVQDLNVLRKRARPLPGVAGPNPLPDILPTLSQTDALLAVEKERKYELFAEWGHRWLDLKRTHKAESVMGALRGSNWQSTDVFYPIPKTELANNPNLVQNKGYQ, from the coding sequence ATGAAAAATTTAAACCTACTGATCAGACCAATGGTGATGGGTCTGATCATGCTGATAGCCGGATGTAAAGGATTTGTGGAGATTGATCCCCCTGTCGACCAGATTGTGAGTGAGACTGTATTTACAAGTGATGATATGGCTTCTTCTACCATAAGGGGCATATATGCGCGGATGATGATCGCAAATGGTTTCGCAAGCGGTTATGTTAGCAGTGTAACTTTATTGGCCGGGAAATCATCAGATGAATTTATAAACTACAATACCTCCAGTATGATGGACGTCCAGTTTGCAAGCAATAATTTATTGCCGGATAATGGTATTTTACGGACCGGATTATGGCAGGAGCCTTATAAGTACATTTATTATGCAAATGCTGTATTGGAGAACCTGCAAAAGTCTGACCTGGTTTCTGCGGACATGAAAAGCCAGCTTGAAGGCGAAGCTTTGTTTATCCGTGCATTTTGCCATTTTTATCTGAGTAACCTTTTTGGTGAGGTGCCTGTTATTTTAACCACGGATTACAGAGTCAATGCCATTGCCCGGGCAAGTTCCAAAACAGAGATCTATACCTGTATGGTTAAAGACCTGTTGAAGTCTAAAGCATTATTGCCCGAGAGTTACCCGGCTGCTGAAAGAACAAGGCCGAACAAATGGGCGGCGACAGCCCTGCTGGCCAGGGTCTATTTATACCAGGAAGACTGGGTAAATGCAGAAAAGCAAGCTACCGAGGTGATCCAAAAAACAAATCTGTACAAAATACAGTCCGACCTGAACCAGGCATTTCTAAAGAATAGTGAAGAAGCGATCTTACAGTTTGCTGCACCAGCCAGTACCGGGGTAAATACCAGAGAGGGCCAGCTTTTTATTTTAACTGCTGCGCCGGGTGCCAGTACCGCTGTAATATTGAGCAGCAATTTAACCAGTTCCTTTGATCCGAATGACCAGCGTGCACAAAAATGGATCGGAACCTTTACCAATGCAGCTGGCAGCTGGAAATATGCATTCAAATACAAGGTTAAAACAGGAGCTACTGTGGTAACGGAATATTCGATGGTACTGCGCTTAGCCGAACAATACCTCATCAGGGCCGAAGCCCGTATTAACCAGGGTAATGTGGAAACTGGAGTCCAGGACCTGAATGTTTTGCGCAAACGTGCCAGGCCCCTTCCCGGTGTTGCAGGCCCTAATCCACTGCCTGATATTTTGCCGACATTAAGTCAGACCGATGCGCTGCTTGCAGTAGAAAAGGAAAGAAAATATGAGCTGTTTGCTGAATGGGGGCACCGCTGGTTAGACCTGAAAAGGACCCATAAGGCTGAGTCGGTAATGGGCGCATTAAGAGGGAGTAACTGGCAAAGTACAGATGTATTTTATCCCATTCCAAAAACGGAACTGGCAAACAACCCAAACCTGGTGCAAAACAAGGGATACCAGTAA